A genomic segment from Cyanobium sp. NIES-981 encodes:
- a CDS encoding quinone-dependent dihydroorotate dehydrogenase, producing MGEGAQDGATAAAVGSAAGTTGALYQRVLGPVLSQDGGADAEQLSRLTLAALGQAALRRRWPVVSGVLDGLGQELRRPDPRLEQSLFGCRFTNPVGLAAGFDKDAVAAAVWHHFGFGFAELGTITWHPQPGNPRPRLFRLAPERAALNRMGFNNQGAQAARRTLERQRLPPPGQRPAVLGINLGKSKITALDQAPDDYAASLELLAPLADYAVINVSSPNTPGLRDLQDELLLRRLVERLRRLPACPPLLVKIAPDLEDDAIDAIARMAYEEGLAGVIAVNTSLDRLGLEGRRLLQTGRTLAEEAGGLSGAPLRARALEVLRRLRATAGPALPLIGVGGIDSPQAAWERITAGASLVQLYTGWIYAGPALVPQILEGLSSQLDRHRLAHIGQAVGSGLPWR from the coding sequence ATGGGCGAGGGCGCACAGGACGGTGCGACGGCGGCAGCAGTGGGGTCGGCGGCCGGCACCACGGGCGCGCTCTATCAACGCGTCCTCGGCCCGGTGCTCTCGCAGGATGGCGGTGCCGATGCGGAGCAGCTGAGCCGGCTCACCCTGGCGGCGCTGGGCCAGGCCGCCCTGCGCCGCCGCTGGCCCGTGGTGAGCGGTGTGCTGGACGGCCTGGGCCAGGAGCTGCGTCGCCCCGATCCGCGGTTGGAGCAGAGCCTGTTCGGCTGCCGGTTCACCAACCCCGTGGGACTGGCGGCCGGCTTCGACAAGGACGCGGTGGCTGCGGCCGTGTGGCACCACTTCGGCTTCGGCTTCGCCGAGCTCGGCACCATCACCTGGCATCCCCAGCCCGGCAATCCCCGCCCCCGTCTGTTCCGCCTGGCGCCGGAGCGGGCCGCGCTCAACCGGATGGGGTTCAACAACCAGGGCGCCCAGGCCGCCCGGCGCACCCTGGAGCGCCAGCGGCTGCCCCCCCCGGGCCAGCGTCCGGCGGTGCTCGGCATCAACCTGGGCAAGTCGAAGATCACCGCCCTGGACCAGGCCCCGGACGATTACGCGGCCTCCCTGGAGCTGCTCGCTCCCCTGGCCGACTACGCGGTGATCAACGTGAGCTCGCCCAACACGCCCGGGCTGCGGGATCTGCAGGATGAGCTGCTGCTGCGTCGTCTGGTGGAGCGGTTGCGCCGCCTGCCGGCCTGCCCGCCGCTGCTGGTGAAGATCGCCCCGGATCTGGAGGACGACGCCATCGATGCCATCGCCCGCATGGCCTACGAGGAGGGCCTCGCCGGGGTCATCGCCGTGAACACCAGCCTGGACCGCCTCGGCCTGGAGGGGCGGCGTCTTCTCCAGACCGGCCGCACCCTGGCCGAGGAGGCCGGGGGGCTGAGCGGGGCGCCGCTGCGGGCCAGGGCCCTGGAGGTGCTGCGCCGGCTGCGGGCCACAGCCGGGCCCGCCCTGCCCCTGATCGGCGTGGGGGGCATCGATTCACCCCAGGCGGCCTGGGAGCGCATCACGGCCGGTGCGTCCCTGGTGCAGCTCTACACCGGCTGGATCTATGCCGGTCCGGCGCTGGTGCCGCAGATCCTGGAGGGCCTCAGCAGTCAGCTCGACCGCCACCGCCTCGCCCACATCGGCCAGGCGGTGGGTTCGGGGCTTCCATGGCGCTGA
- a CDS encoding PilN domain-containing protein: MISTPFDLLREKREALGLPEPSVAQKATRQTLLQGVAIGSGILGLALGISGLLFLRGVFVKAELDRLATVEAEEQQLQSRLNGSNAKLKQVQGSNRKLVEGLIGTRSSSALMRDLQLRVPEGVQLTDAQQQDQDMVLKGRANDPQAFVRINALQLDLKRSPLLDAGKGVTLLKASRDRSDATKDLAAPAVNFELRFSFRDGLPPASEKLILEQLGAEGLTRRMALLQKEGLLP, encoded by the coding sequence ATGATCTCCACACCGTTCGATCTCCTGCGCGAGAAGCGCGAGGCCCTGGGGCTGCCGGAACCCTCGGTGGCACAGAAAGCCACCCGCCAGACCCTGCTTCAGGGTGTCGCCATCGGCTCCGGCATCCTCGGCCTGGCCCTGGGCATCAGCGGCCTGCTGTTCCTGCGTGGAGTGTTCGTGAAGGCCGAGCTGGATCGTCTGGCCACGGTGGAGGCCGAGGAACAGCAGCTGCAGAGCCGGCTCAACGGCAGCAACGCCAAGCTCAAGCAGGTGCAGGGTTCCAACCGCAAGCTCGTGGAGGGTCTGATCGGCACCCGCTCGTCGTCCGCCCTGATGCGCGACCTGCAGCTGCGGGTGCCCGAGGGGGTGCAGCTCACCGACGCCCAGCAGCAGGACCAGGACATGGTGCTCAAGGGCCGTGCCAACGACCCCCAGGCGTTCGTTCGGATCAATGCACTCCAGCTCGATCTCAAGCGATCGCCGCTGCTGGATGCGGGCAAGGGGGTCACCCTGCTGAAGGCATCCCGCGACCGCAGCGATGCCACCAAGGATCTCGCCGCTCCCGCCGTGAACTTTGAGCTGCGGTTCTCCTTCCGCGATGGCCTGCCGCCGGCTTCCGAGAAGCTGATTCTCGAGCAGCTCGGGGCCGAGGGCCTCACCCGCCGCATGGCACTGCTTCAGAAGGAGGGACTGCTCCCATGA